Proteins from a single region of Mucilaginibacter daejeonensis:
- a CDS encoding PQQ-dependent sugar dehydrogenase, whose translation MKSNNLLFTLAAAGTLLASCQQNKKPDPAKADTVASTAEQTVDLPPPYETKSVKNFCKVIGWPAGKTPTAPEGFKVSLYAEKLNNPRNIYIAPNGDVLVALATTEAKGLKKVGSALVGQDDSQNMGDSPNQIVILRDKDGDGVVDNKGMFLSGLNQPFGMAIIGRYFYVANTDGLWRYPYSPGDTRITKDGTRILKLPAGGYNNHWTRNLLVSADSSKIYITVGSGSNVAEHGLANEARRANILVVDKDGANEKIYASGLRNPVGVGFFPGTQTIWTAVNERDELGDMLVPDYLTSVKEGGFYGWPYAYFGQHEDPRLKGQRPDMVKKTIVPDVALGSHTASLGLAFYPDDAFGGKYKNAAFIGQHGSWNSSKLVGYKVVAVPFNGSKPGKPEDFLTGFVANEAKKEVYGRPVGVAVAKDGSLLVADDSGNKIWRVAAAK comes from the coding sequence ATGAAAAGCAACAACTTACTATTTACCCTGGCTGCTGCCGGTACGCTTTTGGCCAGTTGCCAGCAAAATAAAAAGCCCGACCCGGCCAAGGCCGATACCGTGGCCAGCACCGCCGAGCAGACCGTTGACCTACCACCACCTTACGAGACCAAGTCAGTAAAGAATTTTTGTAAAGTGATCGGCTGGCCTGCCGGCAAAACCCCTACCGCTCCCGAAGGCTTCAAGGTCTCCTTGTATGCCGAAAAGCTGAACAACCCGCGTAACATTTACATAGCCCCTAACGGCGATGTGCTTGTTGCCTTAGCCACCACTGAGGCTAAAGGCCTGAAGAAAGTGGGATCGGCCTTAGTAGGACAGGATGACTCACAAAATATGGGTGACAGCCCTAACCAGATCGTGATCCTGCGCGACAAGGATGGCGACGGCGTGGTTGACAACAAAGGGATGTTTTTAAGCGGCTTGAACCAACCTTTCGGTATGGCCATTATTGGCCGTTACTTTTACGTAGCTAACACCGATGGCTTGTGGCGTTATCCTTACTCTCCCGGCGATACCCGAATCACCAAAGATGGTACACGCATTTTGAAACTTCCTGCCGGTGGCTATAATAATCACTGGACCCGCAACCTGCTGGTGAGTGCCGATAGCAGTAAGATCTATATCACCGTAGGATCAGGCAGTAACGTAGCGGAGCATGGCCTGGCCAATGAAGCTCGTCGCGCCAATATATTGGTGGTAGATAAAGATGGCGCCAACGAAAAGATATACGCCAGCGGGCTGCGTAATCCGGTAGGTGTGGGCTTTTTCCCCGGCACTCAGACCATTTGGACCGCCGTTAACGAGCGCGACGAACTGGGCGATATGCTGGTTCCCGATTACCTGACCAGCGTTAAAGAAGGTGGCTTTTACGGCTGGCCATACGCCTACTTTGGTCAGCATGAGGACCCGCGCCTGAAAGGTCAGCGCCCTGACATGGTGAAAAAGACCATCGTGCCTGACGTGGCTTTGGGTTCTCATACAGCCTCATTAGGCCTGGCATTTTACCCTGATGATGCCTTTGGCGGCAAGTACAAGAACGCGGCCTTTATTGGCCAGCACGGCTCATGGAACAGCTCCAAACTGGTGGGTTACAAAGTAGTGGCCGTACCGTTCAACGGCAGCAAACCCGGTAAACCTGAGGACTTTTTGACCGGCTTTGTTGCCAATGAGGCCAAGAAAGAAGTATACGGTCGCCCGGTGGGTGTGGCCGTGGCTAAGGATGGCTCCCTGCTGGTAGCTGACGATTCAGGCAACAAGATCTGGCGGGTAGCTGCTGCCAAATAA
- a CDS encoding NADPH-dependent FMN reductase — MISIIASTNRPGSSTLKLAKYYQQLLLNKQLEVNVLSLQDLPADFIKTDMFGARSEAFEPIQQLITATQKFLFVIPEYNGSFPGVLKAFIDSCTFPDSFYDKKAALVGLSSGTYGNIRGIDHFAGVCSYLHLHVLPLRIHIPGIRQEMDADGQLVNERTINFVNEQVEKFVKF; from the coding sequence ATGATCAGCATCATTGCTTCCACCAACCGCCCTGGTAGTTCTACGCTAAAACTGGCCAAATATTATCAGCAGCTTCTTTTAAATAAACAACTGGAAGTTAATGTGCTATCCTTGCAGGACCTGCCCGCTGATTTTATCAAGACCGATATGTTCGGTGCGCGCAGCGAAGCGTTTGAGCCCATACAGCAACTGATCACGGCCACCCAAAAGTTCCTGTTCGTGATACCCGAATACAATGGCAGTTTTCCGGGTGTGTTGAAGGCCTTTATCGACTCGTGTACCTTCCCTGATAGCTTTTATGATAAGAAGGCCGCACTGGTGGGACTGTCGTCAGGCACGTACGGTAACATACGCGGCATCGACCATTTTGCCGGCGTGTGCAGCTACCTGCATTTACACGTTTTGCCCCTGCGCATCCACATCCCCGGCATACGCCAGGAGATGGACGCCGATGGCCAGCTCGTGAACGAACGCACCATCAATTTCGTGAATGAACAGGTGGAAAAGTTCGTGAAGTTTTAA
- a CDS encoding ParA family protein has translation MSKIIALANQKGGVGKTTSSINLAASLAVLEYRTLLVDADPQANSTSGIGFDPRTIKNSIYECIINQVDPAEAIQRTETPNLDLLPAHIDLVGAEIEMINLADREYKMKAILDKVRDQYDFIIIDCSPSLGLITINALTAADSVIIPVQCEYFALEGLGKLLNTIKIVQNRLNPQLSIEGILLTMYDVRLRLSNQVVEEVRTHFEDLVFDTIIQRNTRLSEAPSFGVSVIMHDATCKGAVNYLNLAREIIRKNGLEQTAGKASPEALVK, from the coding sequence ATGAGTAAGATAATTGCTTTGGCTAACCAAAAAGGGGGTGTTGGCAAAACAACATCGTCCATAAACCTGGCGGCAAGTTTGGCCGTATTAGAGTACCGGACGTTGCTGGTGGATGCTGATCCGCAGGCCAACTCTACCTCGGGTATAGGTTTTGATCCGCGCACGATCAAGAACAGCATTTACGAGTGCATCATTAACCAGGTGGACCCGGCCGAGGCCATCCAACGCACCGAAACTCCGAATCTTGACCTGTTGCCAGCACACATCGACCTGGTGGGTGCCGAGATAGAGATGATCAACCTGGCCGATCGTGAATATAAGATGAAGGCCATTTTGGATAAGGTGCGCGATCAGTATGATTTCATCATCATTGATTGCTCGCCATCATTGGGTTTGATCACGATCAATGCCCTTACCGCGGCCGATTCGGTGATCATTCCTGTTCAGTGCGAATATTTCGCCCTGGAAGGTTTAGGCAAGTTGCTAAACACGATCAAGATCGTGCAGAACCGCCTGAACCCGCAACTGAGCATCGAGGGTATATTACTCACCATGTACGATGTAAGGCTGAGGCTGAGCAACCAGGTGGTAGAGGAGGTGCGCACGCACTTTGAGGACCTGGTGTTCGATACCATCATTCAGCGTAATACCCGTTTAAGCGAGGCGCCAAGCTTTGGCGTATCAGTGATCATGCACGATGCCACCTGTAAAGGTGCCGTGAACTACCTGAACCTGGCGCGCGAGATCATTCGCAAGAACGGTTTGGAACAAACAGCAGGCAAGGCAAGTCCGGAAGCATTAGTTAAGTAA
- a CDS encoding ParB/RepB/Spo0J family partition protein → MSVDKKKALGKGLSALLNDTPSVTSHKSFSSSPETTVNTGNSLGSVNEIRIAEIEINPFQPRTDFDEQALIELAESIKVQGLIQPITVRRVNSHSYQLISGERRLRASKRAGLNTIPAYVRTANDQQMLEMALIENIQREDLNAMEVALSFQRMIDECSLKQEELGERVSKNRSTVNNYLRLLKLPPSIQASIRDGDISMGHARALITIADPIKQVHLHQQILQYGLSVRKVEEMVRALQNGGEKKEGRKPEPLSYQVQKIQDDLASRFSTRVKLTISPKGAGRIEIPFLSEDDLGRILEMLDQ, encoded by the coding sequence ATGAGCGTAGACAAAAAGAAAGCATTAGGCAAAGGATTAAGCGCCCTGTTGAATGATACGCCCAGCGTAACATCACATAAAAGCTTCTCATCATCGCCCGAGACCACCGTTAACACCGGTAATAGCTTAGGTTCAGTGAATGAGATCCGCATAGCCGAGATCGAGATAAATCCTTTTCAGCCCCGTACCGATTTTGATGAGCAGGCCCTGATCGAATTGGCCGAATCCATCAAAGTACAGGGACTGATCCAACCCATCACCGTTAGGCGGGTAAACTCGCACTCGTACCAATTGATATCGGGCGAGCGCCGTTTACGTGCCTCTAAACGTGCCGGGTTAAATACCATACCGGCGTACGTACGCACGGCCAACGATCAGCAAATGCTGGAGATGGCCCTGATCGAGAACATACAGCGCGAAGATCTGAACGCCATGGAAGTGGCCCTGAGCTTTCAGCGTATGATCGATGAGTGCAGCCTGAAACAGGAAGAGCTGGGTGAGCGCGTGAGCAAGAACCGCAGTACCGTGAACAACTACCTGCGCCTGCTTAAATTGCCGCCAAGCATACAGGCCAGCATACGCGATGGCGATATCAGCATGGGCCATGCCCGTGCGCTGATCACCATTGCCGACCCGATCAAACAGGTACACCTGCACCAGCAGATCCTGCAGTACGGGCTATCGGTACGTAAGGTAGAGGAGATGGTGCGCGCCCTGCAAAATGGTGGCGAAAAGAAAGAAGGCCGCAAGCCTGAGCCACTATCCTACCAGGTGCAAAAGATTCAGGATGACCTGGCCTCGCGTTTTAGCACCCGTGTAAAACTGACCATTAGCCCTAAGGGCGCCGGCCGTATCGAGATCCCTTTCCTATC